The DNA window TGAAATCGCGCGGCGTTTCGGCGGTCATGAGTCGGTCCGTGAGCATTCGCCCCCGATGTTGACCGGTGCCATGCGTGATGTCACGCCGTTGCCATGTGACAGATTCCACATAATGCAGGGGTCAGCCGGCGACCGACCCCCGCATGCGTGCATCAGCCCTGCGCGGCGTCGTGCTCGCGGTGATAACGGGTGGCTTCGGCCACTTCGTTCTTCGAGCCGAGGAACACCGGCACGCGCTGATGCAGGTGGTCCGGCTGGATGTCCAGAATGCGCTCGCGGCCAGTGGTGGCGGCACCACCGGCCTGTTCCACCAGCAGGCCCATCGGGTTGGCTTCGTACATCAGGCGCAGCTTGCCGGCCTTGCTCGGGTCTTTCTTGTCCCACGGGTAGATGAAGATGCCGCCGCGGGTGAGAATGCGGTGCACGTCGGCCACCATGCTGGCGATCCAGCGCATGTTGAAGTTCTTGCCGCGTGCGCCTTCCTTGCCGGCCAGCAGGTCCTGTACATAGCCCTGCATGGGGACTTCCCAGTGGCGCTGGTTGGACATGTTGATGGCGAATTCCTGGGTGTCTTCCGGAATCTGCATGTTCGGCGTGGTCAGCACGAACTCGCCCTTCTCGCGGTCCAGGGTGAAGGCGTGGGTGCCGTGGCCGGTGGTCAGCACCATCTGGGTGCTGGGCCCGTAGATGCAGTAACCAGCGGCAATCTGCGCGGTGCCCGGCTGCAGGAAGCTTTCATCATTCGGCTGCTCGGTGCCCGGCGGGCAGCGCAGCACCGAGAAGATGGTGCCGACCGACACGTTCACGTCGATGTTGGAGCTGCCATCGAGGGGATCGAACAGCAGCAGGAAGTCGCCGCGCGGGTAGGTGTCCGGCACGGGCTGGCAGTGGTCCATTTCTTCCGAGGCGCAGGCGGCCAGGTGGCCACCCCAGGCGTTGGCTTCAAGCAGGATCTCGTTGCTGATCACGTCCAGCTTCTTCTGCGCTTCGCCCTGCACGTTGCCGGTGCCGGCGTCACCGAGCACGCCACCCAGTGCGCCCTTGCTCACGGCGATGGAGATGCTGGTGCAGGCGCGGCCGACGACGGCGATGAGCTGGCGCAGGTCGGCGTTGATGCGGCCGGCATGCTGTTCTTCGATCAGGTACCGGGTGAGCGACGTACGGGACATGAAATGACTGCCAAAGACATTCGGGGGCCGTATTGTGGCCCGTTCGGTGGGGCATTACGAGGCGAAGCGTCGGGTAACCGTTTCCAGGTAGTGCCGGCCGCTGGCCGGCAACCTAATGAGCTTCGGATGCAGGTGCGTGGTTGCCGGCCAGCGGCCGGCACTACCGGGATCCCGGTGAGCAAAGATGACAGATGGTCGTGCAGATAGCAGAACGGCCGCACAGGGCGGCCGTTCTGCGTGCAACGTGTTGCGGTGGATCAGCCCTTGGCGACCGTCGCCACGGCCTTGGCCACGTACTCCAGGTTGCCCTGGTTCAGCGCGGCCACGCAGATACGGCCGGTGCCGACGGCGTAGATGCCGAACTCGTCACGCAGGCGGTCCACCTGCGGGCGGGTCAGGCCGGAGTACGAGAACATGCCGGCCTGGTCGTTGATGAAGGCGAACTCCGGTGCGCCTGCGGCGACCAGGTTCTGCACCAGGCCATGACGCAGGGCGTGGATGCGCTCGCGCATCTCGGTCAGTTCCTGCTCCCACATCTGCCGCAGCTCGGGGCTGGTCAGCACACCGGCCACCAGCGCCGCACCGTGGTTCGACGGGCTGGAGTAGATGGTGCGGATGATGCGCTTCACCTGCGACTGCACGGCCTTGGCGGCGTTCGCGTCCGGAGCCACCACCGACAGCGCACCCACGCGCTCGCCATACAGCGAGAACGACTTGGAGTACGAGTTGGCGACCACGAAGCTGTCGATGCCGGCTTCGGCGATGATGCGCACCGCAGCGCCGTCTTCGAAGATGCCCTTGTCGAAGCCCTGGTAGGCCATGTCGATGAACGGGAACAGCTGGCGGTCCTTCAGCAGCTGCGCCACCTGCTTCCACTGCTCGACGGTGAGGTCGGCACCGGTCGGGTTGTGGCAGCACGCATGCAGCAGCACCACGGTGCCCGGCTGCAGCTTTTCCAGGTCGGCCAGCATGCCGGCGAAGTCCACGCCGTGGGTGGCGGCGTCGAAGTAGGTGTATTCCACCACTTCAAAGCCGGCGGCACCGAACACCGCGCGGTGGTTTTCCCAGCTGGGGTTGCTGATGGCGATGGTGGCGTGCGGCAGCAGCTTGTGCAGCAGGTCCGCGCCCACGCGCAGCGCACCGCTGCCGCCGATGGTCTGCGAGGTGGCCACGCGGCCGGCGGCCAGCAGCGGCGAGTCTTTGCCGAACACCAGTTCGCGGGTGGCCTGGGTGTAGGCCGGCAGCCCGTCGATCGGCAGGTAGCCGCGCGGTTTGGCCTCGTTGGCCAGCTGCTGTTCAATCTGCTTTACGGCGCGCAGCAGCGGAATGCGGCCGCTCTCGTCGTAATAGATGCCCACGCCCAGGTTGACCTTGGTCGAACGGCTGTCGGCGTTGTATGCCTCGGTCAGGCCCAGGATCGGGTCGCCCGGGACCAGTTCCACGTTTGCAAAGAAGGACACGGCGGTACTCATTCGAAATGACGGATGGGGAGGTTTCGCGCTCGGTGTTACGGCAGCATGGGCCGAAACAGCGCCATCGTAACAAAGCCGTGGCATGGGCGCGGCGGCTCTCGTCACCTTCCATGCCGTACGCTGACAGACGGCCTTCCCCCCACCGGAGACCCTGCCCCCGCATGCGTCGCTTTATCCCCCTGTTGCGCCATTCATCGTTCATCGTCGCCGGCGCGTTGCCGGTCACCGCCCTGGCCCAGGCCGCCGAGGCCCCGGGCATCGAGCGCCTGCCCACGGTGCAGGTCCAGGCCGCGCGCGGCCAGCGGGTCGCCGACGTCGACCTGCCGGCGTCGATCAGCACCGTGCAGCTGGATGACGAGGTCATTGGCACCCTCGCCCAGGTCAGCGAGGCGCTGAACGGCGTGCCGGGCCTGCTGGCGCGTGACCGCCAGAACCTGGCCCAGGACACCCAGCTCTCCATCCGTGGCTTCGGCGCACGCTCCACCTTCGGGGTGCGCGGGGTACGGGTGCTGGTGGATGGGGTGCCGGCGACCATGCCGGACGGCCAGGGCCAGCTTTCCCACGCCAGCCTGCTTTCGGCGCAGCGTATCGAGGTGCTGCGCGGGCCGTTCTCGGCGCTGTATGGCAACTCGTCCGGTGGCGTGGTGCAGGTGTGGAGCGCCGACGGCGCGGCGGGCGATCCGTGGCGGGCGCGTGTGGCCGCCGGCAGCGACGCCACCCTGAGCGCCGGCGCGCAGCTGCGCGGGCAGCAGGGACCGCTGCGCTACAACCTGGCCGCCAACCACTTTGAAACCGCCGGCTGGCGCGAGCACAGCCGGGCGCGGCGTGAATCGTTCAATGGCCGGCTGGGCGTGGATGTCGGCGGCGGCCAGCTGGATCTGGTGCTGAACTACCTGGATGCGCCGGATGCACAGGACCCGCTGGGCCTGACCCGCGCGCAGGTCAACGCCAACCCGCGCCAGGCCACGGCGGTGGCCACCCAGTACAACACCCGAAAATCCGTACGCCAGGGCCAGGCCGGCCTGGTCTTCACCCGTACCGAGGGCGCGCAGACCTGGCGGGCGATGGGCTATGCCGGCCAGCGCCAGGTGGAGCAGTACCTGGCCATTCCGCCGGGCCCGCAGGCCAATCCGCTGCATGCCGGCGGAGTGATCGACCTGGACGGCGGTTACGGCGGGCTGGACCTGCGCTGGGCCTGGCAGGGCGACTGGCTGGGCCGGCCGCTGGAAGCGGTGATCGGTGCCAATGCCGACCAGCAGACGCAGGATCGCCGAGGTTACGAGAACTTCATCGGCTCAGACCTGGGTGTGCGTGGCGCGTTGAGCCGCGACCAGCGCGATCGCGTGCGCAACGTGGACCAGTTCGCCCAGGTGAACTGGCAGTGGGCTCCGCGCTGGTCGGCGCTGCTGGGGCTGCGCCACAGCACCGTGCGCTTCCGCTCCAACGATGACTACATCACCGCGCGCAACCCCGACGACAGCGGCTCACGCGACTACAGCGCCACCACCCCGGTGGGCGGCGTGGTGTTCCATGCCAGCGACGCCTGGCGGGTGTACGCCTCGGCCGGGCGCGGCTTTGAAACCCCGACCTTCAACGAACTGGGCTACCGCAACGACGGCGGAGCCGGGCTGGCGTTGAACCTCGACCCGGCCCGCAGCCGCAATCTGGAGTTGGGCACCAAGTGGCGCGGGGCCGGTGGTGCGGCCTTCGAGGCGGCGGTGTTCCGCGCCGATACCGATGACGAACTGGCCGTGGCCAGCAACACCAACGGCCGCAGCACCTACCGCAACATCGGGCGCACCCGCCGCCAGGGCGTGGAGGCCAGCCTGCAGCAGCCGCTGGCCGCGCAGCTGGACCTGACCCTTGCGTACACGTACATCGAGGCTACCGTGCGCGAGCCGTATGCCACCTGCGCCAGCAGCGGCTGTGCGGTGCCGGACACGGTGGTGGCGTCCGGGTCGCGGCTGCCCGGGGTGCCGAAGCAACAGGCGTTCGCGCGGCTGGATTACCGGCCCGGGGACTGGCAATGGGCCGGGGAAGTTGTGGCGTCCAGCGATACGGTGGTGAATGACCTGGCCAGTGATACGGCGGCCGGGTATGCGTTGCTGAACCTGGAGGCGGCGAGGAACTGGCGCACCGCACAGGGGACGCTGAGGGCGTTCGCGCGGGTGGATAACGTGCTGGACCAGCGCTATGTGGGGTCGGTGATCGTCAACGACGGGAATCAGCGGTACTTCGAGCCGGGGGCGGACCGGCGCTATGGCGTGGGCCTGCAGTGGTCGTGGTTGTAATGCGAGGGCCGGCGCACGACCAACGGTCGTGCGCTACCGCGTGACAGTTCCATGGTGTCATCCGCCCGCGTTACGTTACCGGGGCAACCGGTAGCGCACGACCGTTGGTCGTGCGGCCATGAACGCGTCAGCACCCACGCGTCCCCGCCCCACCGGTCATTTCGGAACCTTGGCAGGCACGAACGGTGAGGTGGGGTCGCTCGCAGGGAAGGTCTCCTCCAGCGCCTCATCCTGGTTGTCGTTGGCCTTGTCCTGCTGCTCCTTGTGCCCGGGGTCGTCCGGCTGCCCATCCGGCGTGCCATGAACCGCATCCACGCCGGTGCGCAGGTGCTCGGGCGTATGCGAGGGCGACATGCCGGCACCGCGATCCTCTTCGTCGTAGAGGTCGTGCTTGCCGCGCTGTTCACCGGGAACCGGCGGATGGGCTTCGCGCAAAGGGTCGCGTGGCATGGTCGTCGCTCCGCTGAGAGGGGCGACCACTACACGCTTCCGGCAGTGAAGCATCCGCGAATAGAAGTGCTCTGAACGGATCTGTCACAGCTGGATAACGGCCACAGGCTTATTCCTGCCCACCCTGCCTGCTGCCGGAGACGTGTCATGCCCCGCCCCGACCGCCGCATCGCCCCTGCCGTGTTCAGCGCCTACCGGCTGCCTGATCCGAACGGGCGCAACCGCCGCCGTGCGCGCGCTGTGGAACCGCAGGCGGTGGCGCAGGACTACGTGCAGTACATGCGCAGCGACTTTGAGCGCCGCCGCAGCGCCTCACGCCGACGCTGGGAAGACCTGTACCCAGCCTACGCCTTTGCGCTGACGACCCATAGCGCCGACTGGCCGCGCGGCGACGACGGCGACACAGACGGCGAACTGGCCGAACAGTGGGAACAGATGCGCGGGGCCTCGCGGCTGGGCTGGCCGCAGGCGCGGGCGGTGGTCGAAGATGCTTGGCTGGCGCTGGACCACATGCCGCCCACGGCGGTACATGGATTACTGCAGTAGGCGGGAAATGTTGACCATTAATCTTCCACGCCGAAACTGACGGAGTTGGGCCGCATTTGCCCCCTAGTTTCTGTCTTCCACTAGCATTGCCCGATCAATGAATCGGAGCAACTCAGTGGACGACGCATCAAAATCGGTATCCCAGGTGAGCTGGACGGCCAAGTTCACTCTTGCAGGAGTAGCGCTGCTGCTGACCACTGCCGTGACTGCGGGCGGCATCCTTCTCTACTGGGTGGGCTCAGTCGCCCGGGCAACCTATCTCTCGGAACTAGGCGTGCCAGTGGATGCCTTTGACAGGACACGTGAGTCCATCATCGAATGGGGAGCGTATTCATTCTTCTTCAAATGGGCCGACTATCTGGATGTCTTGGGGAGTCGTCCTTGGGCTGTGGTCGTAGTTGGATTCGCGACATTCGCACTCGCCATGTCCTACTTCTGGCCATCCACCCCGAAGAAGGCAGCCTCTGGAGGACCTCGTACGCGTGCTGTCGTTTACAGCACGATCGCAGCCCTCGTCGCACCCATGATATCGCTCGTCTTGATGGCCGGAGTTGTACTCGTTCTCGGTCTACCTGCTGCAATGGGGGAAAGTCGCGGAGAGCAGCTTGCGCAAAAGCTTAAAACGGGTGCGTGTATGGATGAGTATTCAGGGAGTTGCCAGGAGCTCTGGCGCGAGAATCGACCGATCGGAAAAGGGGCTGTGATTTCAGAATCGGGAACCCGGATTGCATTCTTCGATGCCTGCGCGGGCCGAACGGTGGTGATGGACGTCTCTGGCACAGAGATCCGATCCAGCGGGAAATATGCCGGCCACGAGGCGCTGCATCAGAGCTGCAAATCGTTGATGTCAGCTGCGGCCATTGAGGCCTCGGAGGCGTAGCCACCTCTCGTCGCTGTGGATCAGCCGGTGCGCGGGCGGAAGCGCGCGCCCAGCCAGATGCCTACGGCCTGGAACGGCAACGACACCAGCAGAGCTGCCACGAACCAGAAAGGGTAGTCGCTGCCTTGGTCCCACGCAGCAAACGCCGAGGCCCCGACGATCATCGCCCACACGATGCCACCGTGCAGCCACGGCCAGGTGGGGGCATAGCGGCTGGCGAATGCGCAGGCGGCAAAGCCGCCCAGAATCGTCCAGCCCAGATCCCAGGCCAGGCGACCCTCCCCCTGCCCCAGGCCAACCCAAGGCGCGACCCAGCCGCCCGCGCCGCTGACCATGCCCAGCACGAACAGCGCCACGACCACGCACAGCACGGACAGGGCCGGGGTTTTGAGGAGAGACAAGGCGGACATGGGCGGCTACAGGGGGGAAACGGCCTCCATTATGGTGGGGTCCATGAGGAGCCGGCCAGCGCTATGCCCGCCATCCTTGGCGGGCACCCTTCGGGCCGTCACTGCGTGACGTTGAGAACGGCTCCTGCCGTTCTCTTCGGCACTACCGGGCTCAGCGGTTCATGTCCAGCACCACGCGGCCCTCGATCTTGCCGGCGTGCATGCGCGCGAAGATGTCGTTGATGTTGTCCAGTGAATCGCTGGTGACGGTGGCAGCAACCTTGCCCTGCTCGGCGAACGCCAGCGACTCCTGCAGGTCCAGCCGGGTGCCGACGATCGAGCCGCGCACGGTGATGCCGTTGAGCACCATGCCGAAGATGTCCAGCGGGAACTGGCCCGGCGGCAGGCCGTTGAGCGACACCGTGCCGCCACGACGCACCATGCCCAACGCCTGCTCGAATGCCTTCGGCGAAACGGCGGTGACCAGTGCACCATGCGCGCCGCCAATCTCCTTCTTCAGGAATGCGGCCGGGTCCGTGTTGCGCGCATTGACGGTTACGGTGGCACCGAGGCGCTGCGCCAGCGCCAGCTTGTCATCGTCGATATCCACCGCCGCCACGTTCAGGCCCATCGCCTTCGCGTACTGCACCGCCATGTGGCCAAGACCGCCCACGCCGGAAATCACCACCCACTCGCCGGGCTTGGTATCGGTAACTTTCAGGCCCTTGTAGACGGTGACGCCGGCGCACAGGATCGGAGCCACTTCAATGAAACCGATGCCCTTGGGCAGCAGGCCGACGTAGTCCGCATTGGCCAGCGCGTACTCGGCGAAGCCACCGTTCACCGAGTAACCGCTGTTCTGCTGGGCTTCGCACAGCGTTTCCCAGCCGCCCAGGCAGTGCTCGCAGTGGCCGCAGGCCGAGTACAGCCAGGGAATGCCGACGCGGTCGCCTTCTTTGATGTGGGTCACGCCCTGGCCCACCGCTACGACATGGCCGACGCCCTCATGGCCGGGAATGAACGGCGGGTTCGGCTTCACCGGCCAGTCGCCCTCGGCGGCGTGCAGATCGGTGTGGCAGACACCACAGGCCTCGATCTTGACCAGGATGTCGCCCGGACCGGGGCGCGGCACTTTCACTTCCTCGATCACCAGCGGCTTGCCGAATTCGCGGACCACGGCCGCCTTCATCGTCGTGTTCATGGCTGCAACTCCACAGGGGGGAGTTACAGCCTGCGCCGCGCCGCTTAATGCCGCTTTGATTCCGATCAACCCGCGCGCTGAGGGGTTGCCACGCATGGCGTGGCACTACAGGGCCTCAACCCACCAGTGCCGCCGATTCCCGTGCCAGCTGTTCAATGCCGGCCCAGTCGCGCGCCTGCATCAGTGCCCGCGTGGTCAACCACGAACCGCCCACGCACAGCACGTTCGGCAGATGCAGGAAATCGCGCGCGGTCTGCGCGCTGATCCCACCGGTGGGGCAGAAACGCACATCGCCGAACGGCCCGTTCCATGCGCTCAGCATGCCCACGCCACCGGCCTGTACCGCCGGGAAGAACTTGAACGTATCCAAGCCATGCTCCAGGCCTTTCATCAGCTCGGACGAGGTGGCCACGCCCGGCAGGAACGGCAGGTCGGTATCGCGCGCTGCCGCGTAAAGGCGGTCAGTGGCACCTGGCGACACCGCGAAGCGCCCGCCAATCTTCTTCACCTGTTCCATCTGCGCGGCGGTCAGCACCGTGCCTGCGCCGACCACGGCATCGGGCACCGCTTCCACCATCGCCTTGATCGCATCCATCGCCACCGGTGTGCGCAGGGTGACTTCAATCACCGGCAGGCCGCCGTTGAACAGGGCCTGCGCTACGGCCACGGCATCGTCCACGTTTTCCGGGGTGAACACCGGAATCACCGGGGCCAGTTTCAACACTGCGCGTACGCGCGGATCAGCGCCGGACATCAAATCGCTCCTCGCCCGTCAGGGCCATCACGTCAGCTTCGCTGACCAGGTTGAAGTCGCCCGGGATCGAGTGCTTGAGAATGGCCGCAGCCAAACCGAAGCGCACGATGGCCTGCGGGTCGAAGTCGCGCATCATGCCATGCAGGATGCCAGCGGCGAAGGCATCGCCACCGCCAATGCGGTCGACAATGCCGACCATCTCGCGCGCTGCGGCCACCGCACGGGTGCCGTCGCGACCGATCAGCATCGCGCCCAGCGAATGATGGTCCACGCTGTGCGGCGTGCGCTGCGTGCAGGCCATCCACTGCAGGCGCGGGAACGCGGCAAACGCCTGCGCTGCGGCGGCATCCACGCGCTCGCCGATATCGGTCTGCGGGAACTCGCCGCCGAGCACCACGCCGATGTCGCGGTAATCCGCAAACGCCACATGCGCACACGCAAACAGCTCGCGCAGGATGCGCGGTGCATCGCCCTCCCAGCGCGCCCACAGCGACGGGCGGAAGTTGCCGTCGAACGACACCTTTACACCGCGCGCGCAGGCTGCCTGCGCGGCGGCCAGGGTGGCTTCGGCCATGGCCGGATTCAACGCCGGGCTGACGCCGGAAAGATGCAGCCATTCCACGCCGTCCAGCAGCGTGTTCCAGTCGTAGTCGGCGGCGCTGCCCAGCGAGAACGCCGAGTCCACGCGGTCGTACACTACTTCGCTCGCGCGCTGCACCGCACCGGTGGTGAGGAAGTACAGGCCCATGCGACCGGGGCGGGTCTGCACGTGGGTGGTGTCGACGCGGTGCCGGCGCAGCTCGCCGGCCACGAACTGGCCCAGCGGGTTGGCCGGCAGCGTGCTGACCATGGAAACGTCGTGGCCGAACTGCGCCAGCGACACGCCCACGTTGGCCTCGGCCCCACCGGGGTGTACCGTCAGCTGCGCCGTCTGCAGCAGCAGTTCACGGCCGGGGGCGCTCATGCGCAGCAGCAACTCTCCAAAACAGACAACACGACTCATGGCGATGGATCCCTTGTTGTGGAACTGACCGGGCGACAGCGCCAAGACAGTTTGGCTAGCGGTGTCATTCTAGCGGGCCGGGCCGCCCCGTCTACCCGGGGGCAAAGTCGGAACCATTGTCCCGCAAGCGTCTGCGGGACATTGCAAATCTGTTGCGGTGCAAGATGCCCTGTCCTCCACGTGCTGTTAACGTCCGCCCTGACCAGCGGTGTCATTGCACTGACACGTCGCCGGATTGCTGTTTCATGTAGCACCTTGGGAGAGGGAAAACATGCAATACCGAATCAATCAGAAAAAGACACCGGTTACCTTGCTCGCACTTTCGATCGGCCTGGCGCTTGGTGGCACCGCGCTGGCCCAGGAGCAGACCGACCAGGCGGCCACCCAACTGGATACCGTCACCGTCACCGGCTACCGCGCCAGCGTCGAGAAGGCGCTGGACATCAAGCGCAGTGAGTCCGGCGTGGTCGACGCCATCGTCGCCGAAGACATCGGCAAGTTCCCCGATCTGAACCTGGCCGAGTCGCTGCAGCGCGTGCCCGGCGTGGTCATCACCCGTGAAGCCGGCGAAGGCCGCAACATCTCCGTGCGAGGCCTGGGCCCGGACTTCACCCGCGTCCGCATCAACGGCATGGAAGCGCTCACCACCGTGGGCGCCGGCGACCAGAGCGGCGGCACCAACCGCGGCCGTGGCTTCGACTTCAACGTGTTCGCCTCGGACCTTTTCTCGCAGCTGATCGTGCGCAAGACCGCCTCGGCCGACGTGGAAGAAGGCTCGCTGGGTGCCACCGTGGACCTGCGCACCGCCCGCCCGTTCGACTATGACGGCTTCACCTTCGCCGCCAGCGGCCAGGCCAGCTACAACGCCATGGCTGAAAAGGCTGACCCGCGCGTGGCTGCCCTGATCTCCAACACCTGGGCCGACAACACCTTCGGCGCGCTGCTGTCGGTGGCCTACTCCGAGCGCCAGGCGCTGGAAGAAGGCTCCAACACCGGCCGCTGGGCCAATGGCCCCAGCAACGGCAACTTCAGCGCCACCTCGCCGTTCACCGCCGCGCGCAGTGCCGACGTCTATCACCCGCGCTTCCCGCGCTACGTGCAGATGGAACACGAGCAGAAGCGCCTGGGCGTCACCGGCACCCTGCAGTGGAAGCCGACCGACGCCACCGAGATCTCGCTGGACGCGCTGTACTCGAAGATCGACGCCGAGCGCGATGAGAACTACATCGAAGCCATTTCCTTCAGCCGCGGCACCAGCACCACGCCGCGCCTGGTCGGCAAGCCGGCTACCGTCGTCAAGAACGGTGTGATCGAGAACAACGCACTGGTCTACGGTGAATTCGACAACGTCGACATCCGCACCGAAAACCGCCACGACGAGTGGAGCACCGAATTCAAGCAGATCGCCTTGAATGGCCAGCACCGCTTCGGCGACGACTTCACCTTGTCCGGCAAGGTCGGCATCTCGCGCTCCAAGCACGAGAACCCGATCCAGACCACGATCATCATGGACAAATATGACGTCGACAATTACAGCTACGACTATCGCGGCAACAACCGCTTCCCGATCCTGAACTACGGTATCAACCCGACTGACCCGGCGGGTTGGGAGCTGGCAGAGATCCGTCTGCGTCCGCAGTACGTGGACAACGACTTCGACACCGGCCAGATCGACTTCAACTGGAACATCAGCCCCGGCTTCCGCCTGAAGGGCG is part of the Stenotrophomonas oahuensis genome and encodes:
- a CDS encoding class 1 fructose-bisphosphatase; translated protein: MSRTSLTRYLIEEQHAGRINADLRQLIAVVGRACTSISIAVSKGALGGVLGDAGTGNVQGEAQKKLDVISNEILLEANAWGGHLAACASEEMDHCQPVPDTYPRGDFLLLFDPLDGSSNIDVNVSVGTIFSVLRCPPGTEQPNDESFLQPGTAQIAAGYCIYGPSTQMVLTTGHGTHAFTLDREKGEFVLTTPNMQIPEDTQEFAINMSNQRHWEVPMQGYVQDLLAGKEGARGKNFNMRWIASMVADVHRILTRGGIFIYPWDKKDPSKAGKLRLMYEANPMGLLVEQAGGAATTGRERILDIQPDHLHQRVPVFLGSKNEVAEATRYHREHDAAQG
- a CDS encoding amino acid aminotransferase, giving the protein MSFFANVELVPGDPILGLTEAYNADSRSTKVNLGVGIYYDESGRIPLLRAVKQIEQQLANEAKPRGYLPIDGLPAYTQATRELVFGKDSPLLAAGRVATSQTIGGSGALRVGADLLHKLLPHATIAISNPSWENHRAVFGAAGFEVVEYTYFDAATHGVDFAGMLADLEKLQPGTVVLLHACCHNPTGADLTVEQWKQVAQLLKDRQLFPFIDMAYQGFDKGIFEDGAAVRIIAEAGIDSFVVANSYSKSFSLYGERVGALSVVAPDANAAKAVQSQVKRIIRTIYSSPSNHGAALVAGVLTSPELRQMWEQELTEMRERIHALRHGLVQNLVAAGAPEFAFINDQAGMFSYSGLTRPQVDRLRDEFGIYAVGTGRICVAALNQGNLEYVAKAVATVAKG
- a CDS encoding TonB-dependent receptor family protein: MRRFIPLLRHSSFIVAGALPVTALAQAAEAPGIERLPTVQVQAARGQRVADVDLPASISTVQLDDEVIGTLAQVSEALNGVPGLLARDRQNLAQDTQLSIRGFGARSTFGVRGVRVLVDGVPATMPDGQGQLSHASLLSAQRIEVLRGPFSALYGNSSGGVVQVWSADGAAGDPWRARVAAGSDATLSAGAQLRGQQGPLRYNLAANHFETAGWREHSRARRESFNGRLGVDVGGGQLDLVLNYLDAPDAQDPLGLTRAQVNANPRQATAVATQYNTRKSVRQGQAGLVFTRTEGAQTWRAMGYAGQRQVEQYLAIPPGPQANPLHAGGVIDLDGGYGGLDLRWAWQGDWLGRPLEAVIGANADQQTQDRRGYENFIGSDLGVRGALSRDQRDRVRNVDQFAQVNWQWAPRWSALLGLRHSTVRFRSNDDYITARNPDDSGSRDYSATTPVGGVVFHASDAWRVYASAGRGFETPTFNELGYRNDGGAGLALNLDPARSRNLELGTKWRGAGGAAFEAAVFRADTDDELAVASNTNGRSTYRNIGRTRRQGVEASLQQPLAAQLDLTLAYTYIEATVREPYATCASSGCAVPDTVVASGSRLPGVPKQQAFARLDYRPGDWQWAGEVVASSDTVVNDLASDTAAGYALLNLEAARNWRTAQGTLRAFARVDNVLDQRYVGSVIVNDGNQRYFEPGADRRYGVGLQWSWL
- the adhP gene encoding alcohol dehydrogenase AdhP, coding for MNTTMKAAVVREFGKPLVIEEVKVPRPGPGDILVKIEACGVCHTDLHAAEGDWPVKPNPPFIPGHEGVGHVVAVGQGVTHIKEGDRVGIPWLYSACGHCEHCLGGWETLCEAQQNSGYSVNGGFAEYALANADYVGLLPKGIGFIEVAPILCAGVTVYKGLKVTDTKPGEWVVISGVGGLGHMAVQYAKAMGLNVAAVDIDDDKLALAQRLGATVTVNARNTDPAAFLKKEIGGAHGALVTAVSPKAFEQALGMVRRGGTVSLNGLPPGQFPLDIFGMVLNGITVRGSIVGTRLDLQESLAFAEQGKVAATVTSDSLDNINDIFARMHAGKIEGRVVLDMNR
- the eda gene encoding bifunctional 4-hydroxy-2-oxoglutarate aldolase/2-dehydro-3-deoxy-phosphogluconate aldolase; its protein translation is MSGADPRVRAVLKLAPVIPVFTPENVDDAVAVAQALFNGGLPVIEVTLRTPVAMDAIKAMVEAVPDAVVGAGTVLTAAQMEQVKKIGGRFAVSPGATDRLYAAARDTDLPFLPGVATSSELMKGLEHGLDTFKFFPAVQAGGVGMLSAWNGPFGDVRFCPTGGISAQTARDFLHLPNVLCVGGSWLTTRALMQARDWAGIEQLARESAALVG
- a CDS encoding sugar kinase; this encodes MSRVVCFGELLLRMSAPGRELLLQTAQLTVHPGGAEANVGVSLAQFGHDVSMVSTLPANPLGQFVAGELRRHRVDTTHVQTRPGRMGLYFLTTGAVQRASEVVYDRVDSAFSLGSAADYDWNTLLDGVEWLHLSGVSPALNPAMAEATLAAAQAACARGVKVSFDGNFRPSLWARWEGDAPRILRELFACAHVAFADYRDIGVVLGGEFPQTDIGERVDAAAAQAFAAFPRLQWMACTQRTPHSVDHHSLGAMLIGRDGTRAVAAAREMVGIVDRIGGGDAFAAGILHGMMRDFDPQAIVRFGLAAAILKHSIPGDFNLVSEADVMALTGEERFDVRR
- a CDS encoding TonB-dependent receptor; the encoded protein is MQYRINQKKTPVTLLALSIGLALGGTALAQEQTDQAATQLDTVTVTGYRASVEKALDIKRSESGVVDAIVAEDIGKFPDLNLAESLQRVPGVVITREAGEGRNISVRGLGPDFTRVRINGMEALTTVGAGDQSGGTNRGRGFDFNVFASDLFSQLIVRKTASADVEEGSLGATVDLRTARPFDYDGFTFAASGQASYNAMAEKADPRVAALISNTWADNTFGALLSVAYSERQALEEGSNTGRWANGPSNGNFSATSPFTAARSADVYHPRFPRYVQMEHEQKRLGVTGTLQWKPTDATEISLDALYSKIDAERDENYIEAISFSRGTSTTPRLVGKPATVVKNGVIENNALVYGEFDNVDIRTENRHDEWSTEFKQIALNGQHRFGDDFTLSGKVGISRSKHENPIQTTIIMDKYDVDNYSYDYRGNNRFPILNYGINPTDPAGWELAEIRLRPQYVDNDFDTGQIDFNWNISPGFRLKGGILAKDYTFKTVELRRASELAVPNFANGTKIVPVDMTQPASLKGINGNPDQWVVPNLDAIADYFDIYSNSGTFAVAPRANNVRSVEEKDRGGYLMGEFSTDLGSIPFSGNFGVRYVKTKQSSTGLSTLSTTTVSTTVEREYDDTLPSFNLVAEITPDFLIRLGAAKVMSRPGLGSLTPGSTVAVAGGARTISTGNPNLDPIRATNVDLGFEWYFAEGAMAGVGLFYKDIDTFIQTTRETRPFSDSGLPAELLIGTGATPDSDFTYTKPVNTPGGELKGVEVNYTQPFTFLPGNWSNLGVQLNYTWVDSQIQYINSAGQAVLKADLTGLSRNSWNATLFYEGKVWSGRVSATNRDDYLTQVTGTENGFSLDGYHGMTGTTFIDASIRYAITDKLELSLEGMNLTNEASDEWVYSPATGELPLQYTETGRQYMLGVRYKF